In Salvelinus alpinus chromosome 30, SLU_Salpinus.1, whole genome shotgun sequence, a single genomic region encodes these proteins:
- the LOC139560221 gene encoding dual specificity testis-specific protein kinase 2-like isoform X2 has translation MALKMNKLSSNRANMLREVQLMNRLSHPNILRFMGVCVQEGQLHALTEYINGGNLEQLLDSDKPLSWATRLKLACEIANGLGYLHSKGIFHRDLTSKNCLIKSEENGYTAVVGDFGLAEKIPNQDGEGEKLAVVGSPFWMAPEVLRDEPYNEKADVFSYGIVLCEIIARIQADPDYLPRTENFGLDYHAFQHMVGDCPHDFLQLAFNCCNMDPKLRPSFPELVKRLEEIRCRLKAEESGRERIPLSGENDKKTIPKGPGEKVQGIKRLNSLGLQDDKIPPKSPRPRRNIWLSRSQSDIFSRKPGRKVNVHDPYYNPGPRAMPGARKINPFNAREDLCGGKIKFFDVPSKSVFSLMFDLHSLQDSVFSSGTQTHSGAPVHPGMWQETWFTGRQCRSLPASPQLALSDGSCPPASCTLSATVYKCDPAQLGQEVRQKVFSAWARKYAVMEIPPYHGVQETVKKEEENRVDESWFPSPMPSDSAEAMDCSSSQGSPVEDKDKHFFYPMQAQNGGPVEDSRGVVSMCEEMEAEDQEGMQQQQTSCSTVTLSPATNGGHLSPIVLVPCTAIHASTELPS, from the exons TACATCAACGGTGGGAATCTGGAGCAGCTGTTGGACAGCGACAAACCTCTGAGCTGGGCTACCAGGCTCAAGCTGGCCTGTGAGATTGCCAATGGCCTGGGCTACCTGCACTCCAAAGGCATTTTCCACCGGGACCTAACCTCCAAA AACTGCCTGATCAAGTCTGAGGAGAATGGCTACACGGCAGTTGTAGGGGACTTTGGTCTTGCTGAGAAGATTCCCAACCAAGA TGGTGAGGGGGAGAAGCTGGCGGTGGTGGGCTCTCCCTTCTGGATGGCTCCCGAGGTGCTGAGAGATGAACCCTACAATGAGAAG GCGGATGTGTTCTCCTACGGTATTGTCCTCTGTGAGATCATCGCCCGAATACAGGCTGACCCTGATTACCTTCCTCGCACTGAA AACTTTGGCCTGGATTATCATGCCTTCCAGCACATGGTAGGAGACTGTCCCCATGACTTCCTACAGCTGGCCTTCAACTGCTGCAAC atggaccccaagctGCGGCCCTCATTCCCTGAGCTCGTCAAGAGGCTGGAGGAGATCCGGTGTCGGCTGAAGGCAGAGGAGTCTGGACGAGAGAGGATCCCCCTCAGTGGGGAAAATGACAAGAAGACCATCCCCAAAG gtccaGGTGAAAAGGTCCAGGGGATTAAGAGGTTAAACTCGTTGGGTCTGCAGGACGACAAGATCCCTCCCAAATCGCCGCGTCCTCGTCGCAACATCTGGCTCTCCCGCAGCCAGTCAGACATCTTCTCCCGCAAGCCAGGCAGGAAAGTCAATGTCCATGACCCTTACTACAACCCGGGCCCCAGGGCCATGCCAGGGGCCCGCAAGATCAACCCCTTCAATGCCCGTGAGGACCTGTGCGGAGGCAAGATCAAGTTCTTTGACGTGCCAAGTAAGTCAGTGTTCTCCCTGATGTTTGACTTGCACTCTCTCCAGGACAGCGTGTTTTCCTCTGGGACCCAAACCCACTCTGGAGCCCCCGTCCACCCGGGCATGTGGCAGGAGACCTGGTTCACTGGCAGGCAGTGCCGCTCTCTGCCCGCCTCCCCGCAGCTGGCCCTCTCAGATGGCTCCTGCCCCCCAGCCTCTTGTACCCTCTCTGCCACTGTCTACAAGTGTGACCCGGCCCAGCTGGGCCAAGAGGTCAGGCAGAAGGTGTTCAGCGCCTGGGCCAGGAAATATGCTGTGATGGAGATCCCGCCATACCATGGAGTTCAAGAAACTgtaaagaaagaggaggagaacagagtaGATGAGAGCTGGTTTCCCTCTCCCATGCCCAGTGACAGTGCAGAGGCTATGGACTGCTCCAGCAGCCAAGGGAGCCCAGTGGAGGACAAGGACAAACACTTCTTCTACCCCATGCAGGCCCAGAATGGAGGCCCAGTGGAGGACAGTAGGGGCGTAGTGTCTATgtgtgaggagatggaggctgaGGACCAGGAGGGCATGCAGCAGCAACAGACCTCCTGTTCCACTGTCACCCTCAGCCCAGCCACAAACGGAGGCCATCTGAGTCCCATTGTACTGGTGCCATGTACGGCCATACACGCCTCCACAGAACTGCCATCTTAG
- the LOC139560223 gene encoding THAP domain-containing protein 1 A-like has translation MGGCSAPNCSNSTTIGKQLFRFPKEPIRKKKWLVNCRRNFLPTPHSRLCQNHFELSQFEEIARSPAGGKKLKPNAIPTLFNVRDPPYPVTPQIVLPLKPEPVERDLNVGDHGYARRQTTLGMEEDDADELHKAEERPCIHCQHYRTLLEQEMQHTARLQKEVEEMKKRMFRLDRIERGLQTFLYEDQVRALTLTKRSRRAVWSHETVLKARKIRCAVGGKGYEFLRELGYPLPSYRTLCNRLDNKIMLTTAMGCDELAELGLGIISTCDSPEGDGDDEAFIGVIS, from the exons ATGGGTGGGTGCTCCGCTCCAAATTGCTCAAACTCAACAACCATTGGGAAGCAACTGTTTCGTTTTCCAAAAGAGCCTATACGTAAGAAGAAATGGCTTGTAAACTGCCGGCGTAATTTTCTACCAACTCCACATTCCAGACTGTGTCAG AACCATTTTGAGCTGAGTCAGTTTGAAGAAATCGCCAGGTCGCCAGCAGGGGGAAAGAAGCTGAAACCAAATGCCATCCCCACTCTTTTCAATGTGCGAGATCCACCTTATCCCGTAACCCCACAGATAGTGCTACCACTCAAGCCAGAGCCAG TGGAGAGGGATCTCAATGTGGGGGATCATGGCTACGCACGACGGCAAACAACTCTGGGCATGGAGGAAGATGATGCTGATGAACTACACAAGGCAGAGGAACGTCCCTGCATCCATTGTCAACATTACAGAACACTGCTGGAACAAGAAATGCAACACACAGCCAGATTACAGAAAGAG GTAGAGGAAATGAAAAAGCGAATGTTCAGACTGGACAGAATAGAGAGGGGCCTCCAGACATTTCTGTATGAAGACCAGGTCCGCGCCCTGACACTGACCAAGCGTTCCCGGAGAGCTGTGTGGTCCCACGAGACAGTGCTGAAGGCCCGTAAGATCCGATGTGCGGTCGGTGGTAAAGGTTATGAATTCCTCCGGGAGTTAGGCTACCCCCTGCCCTCTTATAGAACTTTATGCAACCGCCTGGATAACAAAATCATGTTGACGACAGCCATGGGGTGTGATGAGCTGGCAGAGCTAGGTCTAGGAATCATATCCACATGTGATAGTCCAGAGGGAGATGGGGACGATGAGGCTTTCATTGGAGTGATCTCATGA
- the LOC139560222 gene encoding target of EGR1 protein 1-like yields MTSSMVVPVIDVQNDNFKELWPTMVLAIKAASFIALDTELSGLGNRKALLAECIEDRYKAICNAARTRSILSLGFACYKKLENKDDDDTYLVQVYNLTLLCSEEYVIEPQSVQFLVQYGFDFNKQYAEGVPYLRGNDRGVDAHGMNMRMLFVELLRARKPLVLHNGLIDIVFLYQCFYAQLPDKLGTFTADLSQMFPAGIYDTKYATENELRFAASYLEYAYKKCKLDNSKSIEAGGGGRHLFLEFCKYSGPLSNYVDYRPCLAGFSPDGLLNVCQRFSAYGWCPNGSQCPLSHDTDLIIQHNEKKKKRKRKRKNSSQGKVEGAPMSKQPHMELKQDQVIPDKDTKTPPLTELVDGAQAQGPESEEKLKTKVEEGNGVREPQAVSPDEEMKTDKEVERNGVSEPQPLATPDAEKKEESKRKKLEGGTHRAGFDAFMTGYIFSYAATLTERVGKPPSSESWLPECLNKVYLSGKSVPMHIVKSTFSKSFKAHLHKMDVVWGKGVVSKVEGTV; encoded by the exons ATGACATCCTCCATGGTGGTCCCTGTTATTGATGTGCAGAATGATAATTTCAAAGAACTGTGGCCAACTATGGTCCTTGCAATCAAGGCGGCCTCCTTCATTGCACTGGATACG GAATTGAGTGGCCTTGGAAATAGAAAAGCTTTGCTGGCAGA ATGCATAGAGGACCGTTACAAAGCCATATGCAATGCAGCTCGCACACGCTCCATTCTCTCCCTTGGGTTTGCTTGTTATAAGAAACTTGAAAACAAG GATGATGATGATACGTACCTTGTGCAGGTGTACAACCTGACATTGCTCTGCAGTGAGGAGTACGTAATTGAACCACAGTCCGTGCAGTTCCTGGTGCAATATGGATTTGACTTCAACAAACAATATGCTGAAGGTGTCCCTTATCTCAGGGGCAATGACAGG GGAGTGGATGCCCATGGAATGAACATGAGGATGCTGTTTGTGGAACTCCTACGGGCTCGCAAGCCTTTGGTGCTGCACAATGGCTTGATTGACATAGTGTTCCTTTATCAGTGCTTCTATGCCCAACTGCCAGATAAACTAGGAACTTTCACTGCTGACTTGTCCCAGATGTTCCCTGCTGGGATCTATGACACCAAGTACGCTACAGAGAATGAGCTGCGCTTTGCTGCCTCTTACCTGGAGTATGCCTACAAGAAGTG CAAACTGGACAACAGCAAGTCGATTGAGGCTGGTGGTGGTGGACGCCATCTGTTCCTGGAGTTCTGCAAATACTCAGGCCCCCTGAGCAACTATGTGGACTATAGGCCCTGTCTGGCTGGGTTTAGCCCGGATGGACTTCTCAATGTTTGCCAGCGCTTCTCT GCTTATGGTTGGTGCCCCAATGGGTCACAGTGTCCCTTGTCACATGACACTGACCTCATCATCCAGCACAATGAAAAGAAAAAGAAACGGAAGAGGAAAAGAAAGAACTCTTCTCAGGGGAAAGTTGAAGGTGCCCCCATGAGCAAGCAGCCCCATATGGAGCTAAAGCAGGACCAGGTAATCCCTGACAAAGACACCAAAACTCCCCCTCTCACAGAGCTGGTAGATGGGGCTCAGGCACAGGGGCCAGAGAGCGAGGAGAAGTTGAAGACTAAGGTGGAGGAAGGCAACGGAGTCAGAGAGCCACAGGCTGTGTCTCCAGATGAGGAAATGAAGACAGACAAAGAAGTGGAAAGAAATGGAGTATCAGAGCCTCAGCCTCTGGCCACACCGGATGCAGAGAAGAAAGAAGAGTCCAAGAGGAAGAAGCTGGAGGGAGGTACCCACCGGGCAGGGTTTGACGCATTCATGACGGGCTACATTTTCTCCTATGCTGCCACTTTGACAGAGAGAGTAGGTAAGCCACCGAGCTCAGAGTCCTGGCTCCCTGAGTGTCTGAACAAGGTTTACCTCAGTGGCAAGTCTGTCCCGATGCATATCGTTAAGAGCACATTCTCCAAGTCCTTCAAGGCTCACTTGCACAAGATGGATGTCGTGTGGGGGAAGGGTGTGGTTAGCAAAGTAGAGGGAACAGTATAA